One Tachysurus vachellii isolate PV-2020 chromosome 18, HZAU_Pvac_v1, whole genome shotgun sequence DNA segment encodes these proteins:
- the otop2 gene encoding proton channel OTOP2 isoform X1, with protein sequence MHFGTLKLMDLHELSLYIHGLSFEAGMMSTKEELEHQESQISTVQHAGTHVALGTRSASIALSSTGSWRDSTRSWGWLLSGAVLVNVLVLGCALVSGSVFNAQHVTSVHLQLYLVALIVSTTVWMVFYKAYTCREDEAVLYKDLHAGPVWLRGGLVLFGICSLIMDVFKIAFYVGRVHCDSPVKIVFPAVQAMFVLVQTYFLWLHAKDCVQVQRNVTRSGLMLTLATNLMIWMMAVTEESLHQTVYPNDTRSFGSRSLTLKASASDDSSCVCTIAACNVFEEGYYYLYPFNIEYSLFASAMAYVMWKNVGRLVDDHGHHEHRFHMRDVLIGPATGLLVLVAGLTIFVVYEVDVLSDEPGRKDTALIMYYVTNTTTVVLMTVAAAAGCAVYRLEQREHAVGKNPTRSLDVGLLVGASVGQLTVSYFTIVAVIGIGVGGLVNALNLAWSVLTIVELCVQNIFIIEGLRREPHQDTRRASIFSNLLALQAHDERRRSSNVLTPRGSIAISVHKPLPWKRKLLKEISSFLLLSNIILWIIPAFGARPQFDNPLGADFYEFSMWVAVVNIGLPFGIFYRMHSVASLLEVYLTS encoded by the exons atgcatttcGGCACATTAAAGCTTATGGATCTGCATGAACTGAGCTTGTACATCCACGGCTTATCTTTCGAAGCAGGCATGATGAGCACCAAAGAGGAGCTAGAACATCAGGAGAGCCAGATCTCCACGGTACAACACGCAGGGACGCACGTCGCGCTGGGGACGCGTTCTGCCAGCATCGCTCTGTCCTCCACCGGGTCATGGCGAGACTCGACGCGCAGTTGGGGCTGGCTGCTGTCCGGCGCGGTGCTCGTTAACGTGCTTGTGCTCGGATGTGCGCTCGTCAGCGGCAGCGTGTTTAACGCACAACACGTGACCAGCGTGCACCTGCAGCTTTACCTGGTGGCTCTGATCGTCTCCACTACAGTCTGGATGGTCTTCTATAAAGCGTACACGTGCCGAGAGGACGAGGCAGTACTCTATAAGGATCTGCACGCCGGGCCTGTGTGGCTCAgag GTGGCCTGGTGCTGTTTGGAATCTGTAGCTTAATCATGGATGTTTTCAAGATAGCCTTCTATGTGGGTCGTGTGCACTGCGACTCACCTGTGAAAATCGTCTTCCCTGCCGTTCaagccatgtttgttttggtgcag acTTACTTTCTCTGGCTCCATGCCAAGGATTGTGTACAAGTGCAGAGAAACGTAACTCG CTCTGGGTTAATGCTCACCTTGGCAACAAACCTGATGATCTGGATGATGGCAGTGACAGAAGAGTCTCTCCATCAAACAGTGTATCCCAATGATACACGTAGCTTTGGTTCCCGGAGTCTCACACTTAAAG CTAGTGCTTCTGATGACAGCAGTTGCGTGTGCACTATTGCGGCTTGCAACGTCTTTGAAGAAGGCTACTATTACCTCTATCCATTCAACATTGAGTACAGCCTGTTTGCATCAGCCATGGCTTATGTGATGTGGAAAAATGTGGGCCGGCTGGTGGATGACCACGGTCACCATGAGCACCGCTTCCACATGCGCGATGTGCTGATCGGCCCGGCCACCGGCCTCCTGGTGTTAGTGGCTGGCTTGACCATATTTGTAGTGTACGAGGTGGATGTATTATCTGACGAGCCAGGAAGGAAAGACACGGCCCTCATCATGTACTACGTAACCAACACAACCACGGTGGTACTGATGACTGTGGCAGCGGCGGCCGGCTGTGCTGTATACCGGCTGGAACAGCGTGAGCATGCTGTGGGGAAAAACCCAACACGCAGCCTGGATGTAGGGCTGTTAGTGGGCGCCTCTGTAGGCCAGCTCACTGTCTCTTACTTTACCATCGTGGCCGTGATAGGGATCGGTGTGGGTGGCTTGGTCAACGCCCTCAACCTGGCTTGGAGTGTTCTCACTATAGTCGAGCTTTGCGTACAGAACATATTCATAATCGAAGGCTTGCGGCGGGAGCCACACCAGGACACACGCCGTGCCAGCATCTTCTCCAATCTGCTCGCCTTACAAGCACACGACGAGCGTAGGAGGTCCAGCAACGTACTCACCCCTCGTGGCTCCATCGCCATCTCAGTCCACAAGCCCCTGCCCTGGAAGAGGAAGCTTCTCAAGGAGATCTCATCATTCCTGCTGCTTTCCAACATtatt CTTTGGATCATACCTGCCTTTGGAGCACGGCCGCAGTTTGACAACCCCCTTGGAGCGGATTTCTACGAGTTTAGCATGTGGGTGGCTGTGGTTAACATTGGACTGCCTTTTGGTATCTTTTACAGAATGCACTCGGTAGCCAGTCTTTTAGAGGTTTACCTTACATCATAA
- the otop2 gene encoding proton channel OTOP2 isoform X2 translates to MMSTKEELEHQESQISTVQHAGTHVALGTRSASIALSSTGSWRDSTRSWGWLLSGAVLVNVLVLGCALVSGSVFNAQHVTSVHLQLYLVALIVSTTVWMVFYKAYTCREDEAVLYKDLHAGPVWLRGGLVLFGICSLIMDVFKIAFYVGRVHCDSPVKIVFPAVQAMFVLVQTYFLWLHAKDCVQVQRNVTRSGLMLTLATNLMIWMMAVTEESLHQTVYPNDTRSFGSRSLTLKASASDDSSCVCTIAACNVFEEGYYYLYPFNIEYSLFASAMAYVMWKNVGRLVDDHGHHEHRFHMRDVLIGPATGLLVLVAGLTIFVVYEVDVLSDEPGRKDTALIMYYVTNTTTVVLMTVAAAAGCAVYRLEQREHAVGKNPTRSLDVGLLVGASVGQLTVSYFTIVAVIGIGVGGLVNALNLAWSVLTIVELCVQNIFIIEGLRREPHQDTRRASIFSNLLALQAHDERRRSSNVLTPRGSIAISVHKPLPWKRKLLKEISSFLLLSNIILWIIPAFGARPQFDNPLGADFYEFSMWVAVVNIGLPFGIFYRMHSVASLLEVYLTS, encoded by the exons ATGATGAGCACCAAAGAGGAGCTAGAACATCAGGAGAGCCAGATCTCCACGGTACAACACGCAGGGACGCACGTCGCGCTGGGGACGCGTTCTGCCAGCATCGCTCTGTCCTCCACCGGGTCATGGCGAGACTCGACGCGCAGTTGGGGCTGGCTGCTGTCCGGCGCGGTGCTCGTTAACGTGCTTGTGCTCGGATGTGCGCTCGTCAGCGGCAGCGTGTTTAACGCACAACACGTGACCAGCGTGCACCTGCAGCTTTACCTGGTGGCTCTGATCGTCTCCACTACAGTCTGGATGGTCTTCTATAAAGCGTACACGTGCCGAGAGGACGAGGCAGTACTCTATAAGGATCTGCACGCCGGGCCTGTGTGGCTCAgag GTGGCCTGGTGCTGTTTGGAATCTGTAGCTTAATCATGGATGTTTTCAAGATAGCCTTCTATGTGGGTCGTGTGCACTGCGACTCACCTGTGAAAATCGTCTTCCCTGCCGTTCaagccatgtttgttttggtgcag acTTACTTTCTCTGGCTCCATGCCAAGGATTGTGTACAAGTGCAGAGAAACGTAACTCG CTCTGGGTTAATGCTCACCTTGGCAACAAACCTGATGATCTGGATGATGGCAGTGACAGAAGAGTCTCTCCATCAAACAGTGTATCCCAATGATACACGTAGCTTTGGTTCCCGGAGTCTCACACTTAAAG CTAGTGCTTCTGATGACAGCAGTTGCGTGTGCACTATTGCGGCTTGCAACGTCTTTGAAGAAGGCTACTATTACCTCTATCCATTCAACATTGAGTACAGCCTGTTTGCATCAGCCATGGCTTATGTGATGTGGAAAAATGTGGGCCGGCTGGTGGATGACCACGGTCACCATGAGCACCGCTTCCACATGCGCGATGTGCTGATCGGCCCGGCCACCGGCCTCCTGGTGTTAGTGGCTGGCTTGACCATATTTGTAGTGTACGAGGTGGATGTATTATCTGACGAGCCAGGAAGGAAAGACACGGCCCTCATCATGTACTACGTAACCAACACAACCACGGTGGTACTGATGACTGTGGCAGCGGCGGCCGGCTGTGCTGTATACCGGCTGGAACAGCGTGAGCATGCTGTGGGGAAAAACCCAACACGCAGCCTGGATGTAGGGCTGTTAGTGGGCGCCTCTGTAGGCCAGCTCACTGTCTCTTACTTTACCATCGTGGCCGTGATAGGGATCGGTGTGGGTGGCTTGGTCAACGCCCTCAACCTGGCTTGGAGTGTTCTCACTATAGTCGAGCTTTGCGTACAGAACATATTCATAATCGAAGGCTTGCGGCGGGAGCCACACCAGGACACACGCCGTGCCAGCATCTTCTCCAATCTGCTCGCCTTACAAGCACACGACGAGCGTAGGAGGTCCAGCAACGTACTCACCCCTCGTGGCTCCATCGCCATCTCAGTCCACAAGCCCCTGCCCTGGAAGAGGAAGCTTCTCAAGGAGATCTCATCATTCCTGCTGCTTTCCAACATtatt CTTTGGATCATACCTGCCTTTGGAGCACGGCCGCAGTTTGACAACCCCCTTGGAGCGGATTTCTACGAGTTTAGCATGTGGGTGGCTGTGGTTAACATTGGACTGCCTTTTGGTATCTTTTACAGAATGCACTCGGTAGCCAGTCTTTTAGAGGTTTACCTTACATCATAA